In one window of Poriferisphaera corsica DNA:
- a CDS encoding glycine--tRNA ligase gives MSTVIAPEQKSMEEIVSLCKRRGFVYPASEIYGGINGFWDYGPLGTQLKNNIRDWWWKCMVECPPIGPDGDPVSIVGLDSSIIQNPKTWEASGHVGGFSDPMVDCTESKKRYRADHLVCAVAKAEKGGEVRDLGFLAVMDGDTSVADFEKRAGKLCKKTGGGELLPITHDDLVEYNLLSSDQQTLVWGPDAAQPGTLTEPREFNLMFETFVGAIRNEDAKAYLRPETAQGIFLNYKNVVDTMRVKMPFGIAQIGKSFRNEVTPRNFIFRSREFEQMEMEWFCPPEDSLKWYDFWKNERMKWWESLGINTDNLIFRDHDDDELAHYSKACVDVEYKYPFTAPKYGELEGVAHRGCFDLTQHETHSKTKMQYFDQDLQVRLQKEGLDKEEIKKRTKYIPNVIEPASGLTRAVLVLLCEAFTPDDTRASKVYMKFKPKFAPVKAGIFPLVNKDGMPEIAQNLYMKLREKYTCQYDAKQSIGKRYARMDEAGAPYCFTIDGDTLKDQTVTVRDRDTQEQTRINIDQVEKFMADKMGD, from the coding sequence ATGTCTACTGTCATTGCCCCCGAACAGAAATCGATGGAAGAAATTGTCTCGCTCTGCAAGAGACGCGGCTTCGTCTACCCCGCCTCCGAAATCTATGGCGGCATCAACGGTTTCTGGGACTACGGCCCACTCGGCACTCAACTCAAAAACAATATCCGCGATTGGTGGTGGAAGTGCATGGTCGAATGCCCACCCATCGGCCCGGACGGCGACCCCGTCTCCATCGTCGGCCTCGACTCTTCCATCATCCAGAACCCCAAAACATGGGAAGCCTCCGGCCACGTCGGCGGTTTCTCCGACCCCATGGTCGACTGCACCGAATCCAAAAAACGCTACCGTGCTGACCACCTCGTCTGCGCCGTAGCCAAAGCTGAAAAAGGCGGTGAAGTCCGTGACCTTGGCTTCCTCGCAGTCATGGACGGCGACACATCCGTAGCCGACTTCGAGAAACGGGCAGGCAAACTCTGCAAAAAAACTGGCGGCGGCGAACTACTCCCCATCACCCACGATGACCTCGTCGAGTACAACCTGCTCTCTTCAGACCAGCAAACGCTCGTATGGGGTCCAGACGCCGCCCAACCCGGCACACTCACTGAACCTCGCGAATTCAATCTCATGTTTGAAACCTTCGTCGGCGCCATCCGCAACGAAGATGCAAAAGCATACCTTCGCCCTGAAACAGCGCAAGGTATCTTCCTCAACTATAAAAACGTCGTCGACACCATGCGTGTCAAAATGCCCTTCGGCATCGCACAGATCGGCAAGTCATTCCGCAACGAAGTGACGCCCCGTAACTTCATCTTCCGCTCTCGCGAATTCGAGCAGATGGAAATGGAATGGTTCTGCCCACCCGAAGACTCCCTCAAGTGGTACGACTTCTGGAAGAACGAACGCATGAAGTGGTGGGAATCACTCGGCATCAACACCGACAACCTCATTTTCCGTGATCATGATGATGACGAGCTTGCCCATTACTCCAAAGCTTGTGTCGACGTTGAATACAAGTACCCCTTCACCGCTCCCAAATACGGCGAACTCGAAGGCGTCGCACACCGCGGCTGCTTCGATCTCACGCAACACGAAACCCACTCAAAAACCAAAATGCAGTACTTCGATCAAGACCTTCAAGTCCGCCTCCAGAAAGAAGGACTCGACAAGGAAGAGATCAAAAAGCGCACCAAGTACATCCCCAACGTCATTGAACCTGCAAGCGGCCTGACCCGCGCTGTCCTCGTCCTGCTCTGCGAAGCTTTCACACCAGACGACACACGCGCTTCAAAAGTCTACATGAAGTTCAAGCCGAAATTTGCTCCCGTCAAAGCCGGCATATTCCCGCTCGTCAACAAAGACGGCATGCCCGAGATCGCACAGAACCTTTACATGAAGCTCCGTGAAAAATACACATGCCAATACGACGCCAAGCAGTCCATCGGCAAACGTTACGCACGCATGGACGAAGCCGGCGCCCCATACTGCTTCACCATTGATGGCGACACACTCAAAGACCAAACCGTCACCGTCCGCGATCGTGACACGCAAGAACAAACGCGCATCAACATCGACCAAGTCGAAAAATTCATGGCCGACAAGATGGGCGACTAA
- the rfaE1 gene encoding D-glycero-beta-D-manno-heptose-7-phosphate kinase, which translates to MSFEQPSNEQVETLLRGALGKKIAVVGDAMLDGYIIGRIDRISPEAPVPVLEVEKEDWKLGGAANVAQCLVALGCDVRMCCITGDDPDGRLFADELKNLTIDPVGVIADASRPTTRKTRVIAKQQQVVRLDHEVTHEPAAGIEKKLITQVKAAAKWADAVILSDYDKGVLTERVCQAVIEAAKGVGEIGVPVLVDPKVRPWAKYKGATVLKPNRKETEQYVGFAITNDVTAEEAAKQLAKKLKAQSVLVTRGSAGMSLLAGKGKAQGLTTFKAEQHEVFDVTGAGDVVISVLAALLAAGADTGTATWLANVAAGIKVQKFGAATVTGQEILDAIDSQTTAVARELDYERKVMTLKEAAAFAKKMQKQGKKVVFTNGCFDILHLGHVTYLEKSRRTGDAMIVGINTDDSVKRLKGPGRPVQKEHDRARIIASQACVDGVVLFDEDTPYDLIKSVNPDILTKGADYKRKEDIVGWDIVEKNGGSIQRIELVEGKSTTNLIEKSKE; encoded by the coding sequence ATGAGCTTTGAGCAGCCATCAAATGAGCAGGTTGAAACGCTTCTTCGCGGGGCGCTGGGTAAGAAGATTGCGGTCGTAGGGGATGCGATGCTGGATGGCTATATCATTGGTCGGATTGATCGGATCTCGCCGGAGGCGCCGGTGCCGGTACTTGAGGTGGAAAAAGAGGATTGGAAATTAGGCGGGGCGGCGAATGTGGCGCAGTGTCTGGTGGCGTTGGGTTGTGATGTGCGGATGTGCTGCATTACGGGAGATGATCCGGATGGGCGGTTGTTTGCGGATGAACTGAAAAATCTGACGATTGATCCGGTGGGTGTGATTGCGGATGCGAGCCGACCGACGACGCGGAAGACGCGCGTGATTGCGAAGCAGCAGCAGGTGGTAAGGTTGGATCATGAGGTGACACATGAACCAGCGGCTGGGATTGAGAAAAAATTGATTACTCAGGTTAAGGCTGCGGCGAAATGGGCGGATGCGGTGATCTTGTCGGATTATGACAAAGGCGTGTTGACGGAGAGAGTGTGCCAAGCAGTGATTGAGGCGGCGAAGGGAGTGGGGGAGATAGGTGTGCCGGTGTTGGTTGATCCGAAGGTGCGGCCGTGGGCGAAGTATAAGGGTGCGACGGTTTTGAAGCCGAACCGTAAGGAGACGGAGCAGTATGTGGGGTTTGCGATCACGAATGATGTGACGGCTGAGGAAGCGGCGAAGCAACTGGCGAAGAAATTGAAGGCGCAGAGTGTTTTGGTGACGCGCGGTTCGGCGGGGATGTCACTGCTTGCCGGGAAGGGGAAAGCTCAGGGGCTGACGACGTTTAAAGCGGAGCAGCATGAAGTGTTTGATGTGACGGGTGCTGGGGATGTGGTGATTTCGGTGTTGGCGGCACTTTTAGCGGCGGGCGCGGATACGGGGACTGCGACATGGCTGGCGAATGTAGCGGCGGGGATCAAGGTTCAGAAATTTGGCGCGGCGACGGTGACGGGGCAGGAGATTTTGGATGCGATTGATTCGCAGACAACGGCGGTGGCGCGTGAGCTGGATTATGAACGGAAGGTGATGACGCTGAAGGAGGCGGCTGCGTTTGCGAAGAAGATGCAGAAGCAGGGTAAGAAGGTTGTGTTTACCAATGGCTGCTTTGATATTTTGCATTTGGGGCATGTGACGTATCTGGAGAAATCACGGCGGACGGGTGATGCGATGATTGTGGGGATTAATACGGATGATTCGGTCAAGCGACTGAAGGGGCCGGGGCGGCCGGTGCAGAAGGAACATGATCGGGCGCGGATTATTGCGTCGCAGGCGTGTGTGGATGGTGTGGTGTTGTTTGATGAAGACACGCCATACGATCTGATTAAGTCGGTGAACCCGGATATCTTAACGAAGGGCGCAGATTACAAGCGTAAGGAAGATATTGTAGGTTGGGATATTGTCGAGAAAAACGGCGGATCTATTCAGCGGATAGAATTGGTTGAGGGAAAGTCAACGACGAATTTGATTGAGAAGTCGAAGGAATAG
- a CDS encoding ergot alkaloid biosynthesis protein, with protein MGDILLTGGTGKIGRRLARQLSERGYSVRVASRSGVGVEGCGDHVKGIRFDWHDEGTFGEVIEGVDAAYLVGPEEVAEPLDLVGPFVERAVEEGVKRFVLVSASPIVKGGPMMGGVHAFLEKYVEEWAVLRPTWFMQNFSEQHYCQTIVEEGRIYSAMGDGKVGYIDVEDIAAVGCEALIGEAAMNRELILNGPKCLSLDEVAGLIGGAIGKRIEHVRLSEGEMAKRFEVLGMAEAYARVLAGMETDISHGSEDYLSREVEIVTGRKPRDFEAYVERTKEVWGEE; from the coding sequence ATGGGCGATATTTTGCTGACAGGTGGTACGGGTAAGATTGGGCGGCGATTAGCGCGGCAGTTATCAGAACGTGGGTATAGTGTGCGGGTTGCGTCGCGAAGTGGGGTAGGGGTGGAAGGATGTGGTGATCATGTGAAGGGGATAAGGTTTGATTGGCATGATGAGGGGACGTTTGGGGAGGTGATTGAAGGGGTGGATGCGGCGTATTTGGTTGGGCCGGAGGAAGTGGCAGAGCCGCTGGATTTGGTGGGGCCGTTTGTTGAGCGGGCGGTGGAGGAAGGGGTGAAGCGGTTTGTGTTGGTGAGCGCGTCGCCGATCGTGAAGGGTGGGCCGATGATGGGGGGCGTGCATGCGTTTTTAGAGAAGTATGTGGAGGAGTGGGCGGTGTTGCGGCCGACGTGGTTTATGCAAAATTTTTCGGAGCAACATTATTGCCAAACGATTGTTGAGGAGGGACGGATTTATAGCGCGATGGGTGATGGGAAGGTGGGTTATATTGACGTGGAAGATATTGCGGCGGTGGGGTGTGAGGCGTTAATAGGTGAGGCGGCGATGAATCGAGAGTTGATTTTGAATGGGCCTAAATGTTTGAGTTTGGATGAGGTTGCGGGGTTGATTGGTGGTGCGATTGGGAAGCGGATTGAGCATGTGCGGCTGAGCGAGGGAGAGATGGCGAAGCGGTTTGAGGTGTTGGGGATGGCGGAGGCATATGCGCGCGTATTGGCGGGGATGGAGACGGATATCTCGCATGGGTCGGAAGATTATTTGTCACGTGAGGTGGAGATTGTGACGGGAAGGAAGCCGAGAGATTTTGAGGCGTATGTTGAAAGGACGAAGGAGGTTTGGGGCGAGGAGTGA
- the rfaD gene encoding ADP-glyceromanno-heptose 6-epimerase, whose product MVSFEREAWGGGKWVMWAWRGRMLGLDDFTAREVSMIVVTGTNGFIGSNIVKTLNERGVSDLVVVDDYPELRGGMASKNVPEKDRYTKDMQVSRWLDLHDLHAWLETDEAKGGIDGVIHMGACSDTTVADRDYVMGINLKYTTKLWEWCTREGVAFVYASSAATYGDGGHGYSDEVDPVVYKPLNYYGESKHLFDLWALKQEKTPPRWAGLKFFNVYGQREQHKGRMASVAYHTYNQIKETGKMKLFMSHKEGVDDGCQRRDFVFVDDVVGMTLHFLDTPVSSVAANGLYNVGTGSARTFLDFAKAVFVAMGLEPKIEIIPMPEDLRGKYQYFTQATMQRLLGTGYEEPIHEIEDGVKKYVAYLDELND is encoded by the coding sequence GTGGTTAGCTTTGAAAGGGAGGCATGGGGAGGTGGGAAGTGGGTGATGTGGGCGTGGCGTGGTAGAATGTTGGGATTGGATGATTTTACAGCAAGGGAAGTAAGCATGATCGTCGTGACAGGAACAAACGGGTTTATTGGTTCGAATATTGTGAAGACGCTGAACGAGCGGGGTGTGAGCGATTTGGTGGTTGTGGATGATTACCCGGAGTTACGTGGTGGGATGGCGAGCAAGAATGTGCCTGAGAAGGATCGGTACACGAAGGACATGCAGGTCAGTCGATGGTTGGATTTGCATGATCTGCATGCGTGGCTGGAAACGGATGAGGCGAAAGGGGGGATTGATGGGGTGATTCATATGGGGGCGTGTAGTGATACGACGGTGGCGGATCGTGATTATGTGATGGGGATTAATTTGAAATACACGACGAAGTTGTGGGAATGGTGTACGAGGGAGGGCGTGGCGTTTGTGTATGCGTCGAGTGCGGCGACGTATGGTGATGGTGGGCATGGGTATTCGGATGAGGTTGATCCGGTGGTGTATAAGCCGCTGAATTATTATGGGGAATCGAAGCATTTGTTTGACTTGTGGGCTTTGAAGCAAGAGAAGACACCGCCGCGTTGGGCTGGGTTGAAGTTTTTTAATGTGTACGGACAGCGGGAGCAGCATAAGGGGCGGATGGCGAGTGTGGCGTACCATACGTACAACCAGATAAAAGAAACGGGGAAGATGAAGTTGTTTATGTCGCATAAGGAGGGGGTTGATGATGGATGCCAGCGGCGCGACTTTGTGTTTGTGGATGATGTGGTGGGGATGACGTTGCACTTTCTGGATACGCCGGTGTCATCGGTTGCGGCGAATGGTTTGTACAATGTGGGAACAGGGAGTGCGCGGACGTTTTTGGATTTTGCGAAGGCTGTGTTTGTGGCAATGGGGTTGGAGCCGAAGATTGAGATTATTCCGATGCCTGAAGATTTGAGGGGGAAATACCAGTATTTCACACAGGCAACGATGCAGCGGCTTTTAGGAACGGGGTATGAGGAGCCTATTCACGAGATAGAAGATGGGGTTAAGAAGTATGTGGCTTATTTGGATGAGCTGAATGATTAA
- the murJ gene encoding murein biosynthesis integral membrane protein MurJ, with translation MNPESPTTSTTTDAALAPPSSPPHNLFQRFDLLITRHARLLLPIYWLLLAISTHIPKLHLIKPDPYAPPSIFQLDKFLHVFAFAILTYLIIRARPLTSRASFATTSLFSLILASAYAFIDEYTQAFADRTVSDADLIASLFGILSVYLITVSPLPYPGQSNWRIWPARASWLVFAPTLLILTFQMSGNKILTWLYSFYAQPHRGQDKDMHLFAGFALTTLLAASAPLGRSRPKRSILITLAIMALSAPIIEVIQKYTGRGVEIADVFKHFQGMIAITVLWAIYAAVRSFSLPHLKQPAAAYLLTSPASQPHTSNTNTPTSSHTEPKHFINYALIVSSLTFLSRIFGLVRDAILAWALGLTWISDAFYVAFIIPNLFRRLFGEGALTAAFIPHYTRLNESDPVIARRFAYLILALLTSFLAAITILGEASLYLANTFFTHSDKTHLILKLTMIMLPYMPLVCAVAMIGGILQVHHRFGPPAAAPVILNLTMIGFAVCGGLIFANQPSAFAPRIATIIAFGVLTAGIIQILFLLPTLTHLVKPTLNFRSTAEHLRSMLIMMLPMLIGLAVLQINTLLDTFIALIFSTPDFLKNPSAATTLFNTSIDYPMQQNSVSALYYAQRLYQFPLAIFGIAIATAIFPAFAKTAAAVIQASRTGDPTEPHRNQFQTQLHHGIRLTLFLGLPAGIGLILVREPLTRLLFERGEFSPQDTARVAHILIGYAIAIWAYSLSHVLTRAYYAHKDSLTPLKISVSMIAFNLLLNLTLIFPFGTAGLAYSTAISAIFQVGLLIKNITQYTPLPIGKTVIIGITQTLTLTFLMAVIVYGLILYLDPISRSATQSAIILFTTIAIGAATYLAAALIIGVDELKWLRKKSV, from the coding sequence ATGAACCCCGAATCCCCCACCACATCCACAACCACCGATGCCGCACTCGCACCGCCGAGCTCGCCCCCTCACAATCTTTTCCAGCGATTCGACCTCCTCATCACTCGCCACGCCCGACTCCTCCTCCCCATCTATTGGCTCCTCCTCGCCATCAGCACCCACATCCCCAAACTCCACCTCATCAAACCCGATCCATACGCACCACCCTCAATCTTCCAACTCGATAAATTCCTACACGTCTTCGCCTTCGCCATCCTCACCTACCTCATCATCCGCGCCCGCCCCCTCACCTCCCGCGCCTCCTTCGCCACCACATCCCTCTTCTCCCTCATCCTCGCCTCCGCCTACGCATTCATCGACGAATACACACAAGCTTTCGCCGATCGCACCGTCTCCGACGCCGACCTCATCGCCTCACTCTTCGGCATCCTCTCCGTCTACCTCATCACCGTCTCTCCCCTCCCCTACCCCGGTCAATCCAATTGGCGTATCTGGCCCGCCCGCGCAAGCTGGCTCGTCTTCGCACCCACCCTCCTCATCCTCACTTTCCAAATGTCTGGCAACAAAATCCTCACTTGGCTCTACTCCTTCTACGCTCAACCCCATCGCGGACAAGACAAAGACATGCACCTCTTCGCGGGCTTCGCCCTCACCACTCTCCTCGCAGCTTCCGCGCCCCTCGGCCGATCACGTCCCAAACGCTCCATCCTCATCACCCTCGCCATCATGGCTCTCTCCGCACCCATCATCGAAGTCATCCAAAAATACACAGGTCGCGGCGTCGAAATCGCCGACGTCTTCAAACACTTCCAAGGCATGATCGCAATCACCGTTCTCTGGGCCATCTATGCCGCCGTTAGATCATTCTCACTCCCACACCTCAAACAACCCGCCGCCGCATACCTCCTCACATCCCCAGCATCCCAACCTCACACCTCAAACACAAACACACCCACCTCATCACACACCGAACCCAAACACTTCATCAACTACGCGCTCATCGTCTCATCCCTCACATTCCTCTCCCGCATCTTCGGCCTAGTCCGCGACGCCATCCTCGCATGGGCACTCGGACTCACCTGGATCTCCGACGCATTCTACGTCGCCTTCATCATCCCCAACCTCTTCCGCCGTCTCTTCGGCGAAGGCGCCCTCACCGCCGCTTTCATCCCCCACTACACCCGCCTCAATGAATCCGACCCCGTCATCGCACGACGCTTCGCATACCTCATCCTCGCTCTCCTCACATCCTTCCTCGCCGCCATCACAATCCTCGGCGAAGCCTCCCTCTACCTCGCAAACACCTTCTTCACACACTCCGACAAAACCCACCTCATCCTCAAACTCACCATGATCATGCTCCCCTACATGCCGCTCGTCTGCGCCGTCGCCATGATCGGAGGCATCCTCCAAGTACACCACCGCTTCGGCCCGCCCGCCGCCGCACCCGTCATCCTCAACCTCACCATGATCGGCTTCGCCGTCTGCGGCGGACTCATCTTCGCAAACCAACCCAGCGCCTTCGCACCACGCATCGCCACCATCATCGCCTTCGGCGTTCTCACCGCCGGCATCATCCAAATCCTCTTCCTACTCCCAACACTCACACACCTCGTCAAACCCACACTCAACTTCCGCTCCACTGCCGAACACCTCCGCTCCATGCTCATCATGATGCTCCCCATGCTCATCGGCCTCGCCGTCCTTCAAATCAACACACTTCTCGACACCTTCATCGCGCTCATCTTCTCCACCCCCGACTTCCTCAAAAACCCCTCCGCCGCCACCACCCTCTTCAACACATCCATCGACTACCCCATGCAGCAAAACTCCGTCTCAGCCCTCTACTACGCACAGCGACTCTACCAATTCCCACTCGCAATCTTTGGCATCGCCATCGCCACCGCCATCTTCCCCGCCTTCGCCAAAACCGCCGCCGCCGTCATCCAAGCCTCGCGCACCGGCGACCCCACCGAACCACATCGCAATCAATTCCAAACTCAACTCCATCACGGCATCCGTCTCACACTCTTCCTCGGACTCCCCGCAGGCATCGGCCTCATCCTCGTCCGTGAGCCGCTCACCCGACTTCTCTTCGAACGCGGCGAGTTCTCTCCACAAGACACCGCTCGCGTCGCGCACATCCTCATCGGCTACGCCATCGCCATCTGGGCTTACTCACTCTCCCACGTCCTCACCCGCGCCTACTACGCCCACAAAGACTCACTCACCCCACTCAAAATCTCCGTCTCCATGATCGCCTTCAACCTACTGCTCAACCTCACCCTCATCTTCCCCTTCGGCACAGCAGGCCTCGCATACTCCACCGCTATCTCCGCCATCTTCCAAGTCGGCCTACTCATCAAAAACATCACCCAATACACACCACTCCCCATCGGCAAAACAGTCATCATCGGCATCACACAAACCCTCACCCTCACCTTCCTCATGGCCGTCATCGTCTACGGCCTCATCCTCTACCTCGACCCCATCTCCCGATCCGCCACCCAATCCGCCATCATCCTCTTCACCACCATCGCCATCGGCGCCGCCACCTACCTCGCCGCCGCCCTCATCATCGGCGTCGACGAACTCAAATGGCTCCGCAAAAAATCCGTCTAA
- a CDS encoding XrtA system polysaccharide deacetylase has protein sequence MNQSINTTHTPSNTAQSCCAMTIDVEEYFQIEAAHRIVKIEDWDRHESRVEQQMDLLLGLFAEHNIQATLFTLGWIAKKHPLMVRRFTELGHEVACHGNMHQRIHRLSKQTFALDLQTSKSRLEDVTGQPILGYRAPTWSLTQQTAWAADVIANAGFVYDASIFPTKHPQYGIPHAPTTPYTLNTPANKQLTEIPPLVWRITNNRNLPVAGGGYFRQFPLAMMKMGMRQAIKSRRPAVLYFHPWEFDKQQPKLPLGKLGKIRTYRGIRSAYNKLDRICRFGNHISHWQLMRDIAAATTTTTTPHFNFESTT, from the coding sequence GTGAACCAATCAATCAACACAACACATACACCATCAAACACCGCACAATCCTGCTGCGCCATGACCATCGATGTCGAAGAATACTTCCAAATCGAAGCCGCTCACCGCATCGTTAAAATCGAAGACTGGGATCGCCACGAATCACGCGTCGAACAACAAATGGATCTCCTCCTCGGCCTCTTCGCCGAACACAACATCCAAGCCACACTCTTCACCCTCGGCTGGATCGCCAAAAAACACCCACTCATGGTTCGCCGCTTCACAGAACTCGGCCACGAAGTCGCTTGCCACGGCAACATGCACCAACGCATCCATCGACTCTCCAAACAAACCTTCGCGCTCGACCTCCAAACCTCTAAGTCTCGATTAGAAGATGTTACCGGTCAACCGATCCTCGGATACCGCGCCCCCACCTGGTCACTCACACAACAAACCGCATGGGCCGCTGACGTCATCGCAAACGCAGGCTTCGTCTACGACGCATCCATCTTCCCCACCAAGCACCCACAATACGGTATCCCACACGCGCCCACCACGCCATACACACTCAACACACCCGCCAACAAACAACTCACCGAAATCCCACCACTCGTCTGGCGAATCACAAACAACCGCAACCTCCCCGTCGCAGGCGGCGGTTATTTCCGTCAATTTCCACTAGCCATGATGAAGATGGGCATGCGTCAAGCAATCAAATCTCGCCGCCCCGCCGTCCTCTACTTCCACCCTTGGGAATTCGACAAGCAACAACCCAAACTCCCCCTCGGCAAGCTCGGCAAAATACGTACCTATCGTGGTATTAGATCCGCATACAACAAACTAGATCGCATCTGTCGCTTCGGCAACCACATCAGCCATTGGCAACTCATGCGCGATATCGCCGCCGCCACAACCACAACAACCACCCCTCATTTCAACTTCGAGTCCACAACCTAA